A genomic segment from Methanocaldococcus sp. encodes:
- a CDS encoding class III signal peptide-containing protein yields the protein MKILKKLLSKKGQLSMEVGILIAAAVAVAAIAAYFYVKNVQNAATRSGAAVNQTTGVLNQTAVNYAQKIQNLS from the coding sequence ATGAAAATCTTAAAAAAATTATTATCAAAAAAAGGACAACTTTCAATGGAAGTAGGTATTTTAATTGCAGCAGCAGTTGCAGTTGCCGCTATTGCAGCATACTTCTATGTAAAGAATGTTCAAAATGCAGCAACAAGATCCGGAGCAGCGGTAAATCAAACAACTGGAGTTCTTAATCAAACAGCAGTTAATTATGCACAGAAAATACAAAATCTCTCATAA